One window of the Nocardia huaxiensis genome contains the following:
- a CDS encoding helix-turn-helix domain-containing protein: MTHVPALSQQRAELEKVWARWAGGSPRPLGPVPVLRNEVVESWERSLRTVDPTRAVAPATDREELGARWADSPLRTPVTELAGELRAITEDAGMIAVVTDETGTVLFSCGDRAVRRRAEQVNLAPGGCWDEPYMGTSGVALSLHTGRPATVWAAEHLVEALHGWVCYCAPIRAADGRQLGVLDLSTYWDRSHPLILTTVRALVTAIESRLHAQYSRPAARTRLECLGLPRLFKQGKQVAMRPRQLEILTLLALEPEGFTPERLHEAIYGERSVSSSTLKADVSRLRRATDGQIADRRYMLTEPIACDATELLAALEAGDITTAVRLYRGPLLPDSDTPGIVQWREHLDVCLRTAVLADHNPEHALRFGQRCPDDIEIHEHALRLLAPGDSRRGLATARLHTALRG, encoded by the coding sequence ATGACACATGTGCCCGCCCTCTCGCAGCAGCGTGCGGAGTTGGAAAAGGTGTGGGCGCGGTGGGCCGGCGGCTCGCCGCGACCGCTCGGGCCGGTTCCGGTGCTGCGCAATGAAGTCGTGGAATCCTGGGAGCGCTCGCTACGCACGGTGGACCCCACCCGGGCCGTCGCCCCGGCGACCGACCGCGAGGAATTGGGTGCGCGGTGGGCCGATTCGCCGCTGCGCACGCCAGTGACCGAACTGGCCGGGGAGTTGCGCGCCATCACCGAGGACGCCGGAATGATCGCCGTCGTCACCGATGAGACGGGAACCGTGCTGTTCAGTTGTGGCGATCGCGCGGTGCGCCGGCGGGCCGAACAGGTCAACCTCGCGCCCGGAGGTTGCTGGGACGAGCCGTATATGGGGACGAGCGGTGTCGCGCTCTCCCTGCATACCGGTCGCCCGGCCACGGTCTGGGCGGCCGAGCATCTGGTGGAGGCGCTGCACGGCTGGGTCTGCTACTGCGCGCCGATCCGCGCGGCCGACGGGCGGCAGCTGGGTGTGCTGGACCTGTCGACCTATTGGGATCGATCGCATCCACTCATCCTCACCACCGTGCGGGCACTGGTCACCGCCATCGAATCCCGTTTGCACGCACAGTATTCGCGTCCGGCCGCGCGCACCCGGCTCGAATGTCTCGGTCTGCCCAGGCTTTTCAAGCAGGGCAAGCAGGTGGCCATGCGGCCGCGGCAGCTCGAGATTCTCACGCTGCTGGCGCTGGAGCCCGAGGGCTTCACCCCCGAACGCCTGCACGAGGCCATCTACGGGGAGCGTTCGGTGTCGTCGAGCACGCTCAAAGCCGATGTGTCGCGGCTGCGCCGGGCCACCGACGGCCAGATCGCCGACCGCCGGTACATGCTCACCGAACCGATCGCCTGCGATGCCACCGAGCTGCTCGCGGCCCTCGAGGCCGGGGACATCACCACCGCCGTGCGCCTGTATCGCGGTCCGCTGCTGCCCGATTCCGATACCCCGGGCATCGTGCAGTGGCGCGAGCACCTCGATGTCTGCCTGCGCACCGCCGTGCTGGCCGACCACAATCCCGAGCACGCGCTACGTTTCGGACAACGCTGCCCGGACGATATCGAAATCCACGAGCACGCACTGCGTCTGCTGGCCCCCGGCGACAGCCGCCGCGGCCTGGCCACCGCCCGGCTGCACACCGCACTGCGCGGTTAG